In a single window of the Streptomyces sp. NBC_00285 genome:
- a CDS encoding fibronectin type III domain-containing protein: protein MAAKRSATTTTLAAAESVGALAVEVPADVSTEVLSDTSVRVSWSSAEDPLAFVVAWSVAGSGSWPETSVAGGARSLIVAGLRPGTQYAFRVQAESEWSAEADAETTGSALEAPTLAVTGILDRNATVNVLTPALAGQARVIEAQVKDTRTDSPWYSISDVPWNLPAMGLYDGSFGLKGLSTGAPYAVRARVTAGEVTSEWSAETRFTTTGTKGAKPSVSVVSDSATYSSVKLAWGTSVKATVRVYRWTRSTSPGSPFLSQQVAYSTDLTGVFEDTGLSSGTEYWYTVEWARDSRTVSVSNPVAARTRG, encoded by the coding sequence ATGGCCGCGAAGCGTTCTGCGACAACCACGACTTTGGCGGCTGCGGAAAGCGTGGGTGCGCTCGCGGTGGAAGTGCCGGCGGATGTGTCGACCGAGGTTCTTTCGGACACGAGCGTTCGCGTGTCCTGGTCGAGTGCGGAAGATCCGCTGGCCTTCGTCGTGGCCTGGTCGGTCGCCGGCAGCGGCTCGTGGCCGGAGACGTCCGTAGCGGGGGGTGCGCGCAGTCTGATCGTGGCTGGCCTGCGGCCGGGGACGCAGTACGCGTTCAGGGTCCAGGCGGAGTCGGAGTGGAGTGCGGAGGCCGACGCGGAGACGACGGGCTCTGCGCTGGAGGCGCCGACGCTGGCGGTGACGGGCATCCTGGACCGCAATGCCACGGTGAACGTCCTTACGCCGGCCTTGGCCGGCCAGGCGCGGGTCATCGAGGCGCAGGTGAAGGACACGAGGACTGACAGCCCCTGGTATTCCATCTCGGACGTGCCGTGGAACCTGCCGGCGATGGGGTTGTACGACGGGTCGTTCGGGCTGAAGGGGCTGTCGACGGGGGCGCCGTACGCGGTGCGGGCCCGGGTGACTGCCGGCGAGGTGACGTCGGAGTGGTCTGCGGAGACGCGGTTCACCACGACGGGCACGAAGGGCGCGAAGCCGTCGGTCAGTGTGGTTTCGGACTCCGCAACGTACAGCTCGGTGAAGCTGGCGTGGGGAACCTCGGTGAAGGCCACGGTGCGGGTTTACCGGTGGACCAGGTCGACGTCGCCGGGTTCGCCGTTCCTGTCCCAGCAGGTGGCGTACTCCACGGATCTGACGGGCGTGTTCGAGGACACGGGGCTGTCGTCGGGTACGGAGTACTGGTACACGGTCGAGTGGGCGCGGGATTCTCGGACGGTTAGCGTCTCGAACCCTGTCGCGGCCAGGACGCGGGGGTAG
- a CDS encoding anti-sigma factor antagonist (This anti-anti-sigma factor, or anti-sigma factor antagonist, belongs to a family that includes characterized members SpoIIAA, RsbV, RsfA, and RsfB.), with the protein MDLHLETSQPREDVLVISIEGEVDVYTAPQLRDCFREQLQVGGTWGHVVLECSKVSFFDSTAIGVSVFILKSLRRRSPDGQLAVVVAAGGKIEKIMRITGLSKVYRVFESMDSCLAGLTPASVETPAA; encoded by the coding sequence ATGGATCTGCATCTTGAGACGTCGCAGCCGCGCGAGGACGTGCTGGTGATCAGCATCGAGGGCGAGGTGGATGTCTACACCGCGCCACAGCTCCGGGACTGTTTTCGGGAGCAGTTGCAGGTCGGCGGGACGTGGGGGCACGTGGTGCTGGAGTGCTCGAAGGTGAGCTTCTTCGATTCGACGGCTATCGGGGTGTCGGTCTTCATCCTCAAGTCGCTGCGGCGCCGCAGCCCGGACGGTCAACTCGCGGTCGTCGTGGCGGCTGGCGGGAAGATCGAAAAGATCATGCGGATCACGGGGCTGAGCAAGGTCTATCGAGTGTTTGAGTCGATGGACTCCTGCTTGGCAGGGCTCACTCCGGCGAGTGTGGAGACACCGGCCGCGTAA
- a CDS encoding DUF7873 family protein — translation MTTRLSQVVAVEKTRKTEAYGALTAAHHQVQKSPLLTGISRTYRPRDEEGEQLPAESTRVQLTVDGAIRDAVNGLVPFFDVTATKDWGNCNARADVKVGERVLVANAPVTYLLFLEKQLTSLHTFVEKLPVLDPAEEWTWDESTGIWRTRAYDTVRSKKVPRNHVKAEATERHPAQVEVYFEDVPVGTWTTVKYSGAAPATRRQAILDRLQALRDAVKFAREEANATEVTNQRPGAAVMNYLFAA, via the coding sequence ATGACGACGCGACTTAGCCAGGTCGTAGCAGTGGAGAAGACCCGTAAAACAGAGGCGTACGGCGCACTGACCGCCGCCCACCACCAGGTCCAGAAATCCCCGCTGCTGACCGGCATCTCCCGCACATACCGCCCCCGCGACGAAGAGGGCGAACAGCTCCCCGCAGAATCGACCCGCGTTCAGCTCACCGTTGACGGAGCAATCCGAGACGCGGTCAACGGGCTTGTGCCTTTCTTCGACGTCACGGCAACCAAGGACTGGGGTAACTGCAACGCCCGCGCGGACGTCAAGGTCGGCGAACGCGTACTAGTCGCCAACGCGCCCGTCACCTACCTGCTTTTCCTCGAAAAGCAGCTCACCAGCCTCCACACCTTCGTCGAGAAACTCCCCGTTCTCGACCCCGCCGAGGAGTGGACCTGGGACGAGTCGACTGGCATCTGGCGCACGCGTGCCTACGACACCGTCCGCTCCAAGAAGGTCCCCCGCAACCACGTCAAGGCCGAAGCCACCGAACGGCACCCGGCCCAGGTCGAGGTGTACTTCGAAGACGTCCCGGTAGGCACCTGGACCACGGTGAAGTACTCCGGAGCGGCGCCGGCCACACGACGGCAGGCCATCCTGGACCGCCTCCAGGCCCTCCGCGACGCCGTCAAGTTCGCCCGCGAAGAGGCCAACGCGACCGAGGTCACCAACCAGCGGCCCGGTGCGGCAGTGATGAATTACCTCTTCGCCGCGTAA
- a CDS encoding endonuclease/exonuclease/phosphatase family protein, producing MKQYGEDVVRLGFSNLEHDGGPEERPGQLPGKWTRAHHEILAPRQFDWLGRAEMTYSQVQPLNPDAGAEELAAWEMAKEAADRRFGAAQTLLGMKGFRAPTGQGRNPTGMFVRESTFEVVSRHDQLRVWRTPPTNVVLRLRGENAPPTPIVTVAWHNSFCSPSGREAEAEELSSLVDKVQAKYGNDPERRWSAFWGFGDCNEYPVPVGETVPPIDWNSPEITDLVHRRHRARRQPDGSWKSCTYLDELLLDCGMWDPARYAAQQLGQIRALDATAGHAADGQGGGRRIDRGSFDPWTVQAVLEVNVIDMTGVSDHHGLEVILSRRKLVEALRREFDPMPAWSALAYSTVGGQPG from the coding sequence ATGAAGCAGTACGGCGAGGACGTGGTTCGGCTCGGGTTCTCGAACCTGGAGCATGACGGCGGTCCGGAGGAGCGGCCGGGGCAATTACCGGGGAAGTGGACGCGGGCTCATCACGAGATCCTGGCGCCACGGCAGTTCGACTGGCTCGGTCGGGCGGAGATGACGTACTCCCAGGTCCAGCCGCTGAATCCGGATGCGGGTGCGGAGGAGCTAGCCGCCTGGGAGATGGCGAAGGAGGCCGCTGACCGGCGTTTCGGCGCCGCTCAGACGCTGCTCGGCATGAAGGGCTTCCGGGCGCCTACGGGACAGGGCAGGAATCCCACGGGCATGTTCGTGCGGGAGAGCACATTCGAGGTCGTCTCACGGCACGACCAGCTCAGGGTGTGGCGTACGCCGCCGACGAACGTAGTTCTCCGGCTCCGGGGTGAAAACGCACCGCCAACGCCGATCGTGACGGTGGCCTGGCACAACTCCTTCTGCTCCCCGAGCGGGCGAGAGGCGGAGGCGGAAGAATTGTCCTCGCTGGTGGACAAGGTGCAGGCAAAGTACGGCAACGACCCGGAAAGGCGCTGGTCAGCGTTCTGGGGATTTGGTGACTGCAACGAGTACCCCGTGCCGGTCGGCGAGACGGTGCCGCCCATCGACTGGAATTCACCGGAGATCACAGATCTCGTGCACCGCCGACACCGCGCGCGCAGGCAGCCGGACGGCTCGTGGAAATCGTGCACCTACCTCGACGAGCTGCTGCTGGACTGCGGGATGTGGGACCCGGCCCGGTACGCCGCGCAGCAGCTCGGACAGATTCGGGCCCTGGACGCGACGGCCGGCCATGCCGCTGATGGGCAAGGCGGAGGCCGGCGGATCGACCGGGGCTCCTTTGACCCGTGGACTGTGCAAGCGGTCCTGGAGGTCAACGTCATCGACATGACCGGCGTTAGCGACCATCACGGCCTGGAGGTGATCCTGTCCCGCCGGAAGCTCGTCGAGGCCCTGCGCCGTGAGTTCGATCCGATGCCGGCGTGGTCGGCGCTCGCCTACAGCACGGTGGGGGGCCAGCCTGGATGA
- a CDS encoding histone-like nucleoid-structuring protein Lsr2, with protein MVQKKVITYTDDVTGEEAEDITTHTILIDGAGVEIDLSGASHDRLLEILHPYLSAAGARRVRGGIAAAGSRGKRRGAATAGSGDTAQIRAWAKENGYEVNDRGRVSAEVKEAYEKANS; from the coding sequence ATGGTTCAGAAGAAGGTCATCACCTACACAGACGATGTCACCGGTGAGGAAGCCGAAGACATCACCACGCACACCATCCTCATTGACGGTGCCGGGGTCGAAATCGACCTCTCCGGTGCGAGCCACGATCGCCTGCTGGAGATCCTGCACCCCTACCTGAGCGCTGCGGGTGCCCGCCGCGTACGCGGAGGCATCGCGGCGGCAGGTTCGAGAGGTAAGCGCCGAGGTGCAGCAACGGCCGGCAGCGGGGACACCGCGCAGATTCGCGCCTGGGCCAAGGAGAACGGCTACGAGGTCAACGACCGAGGCCGAGTCTCGGCCGAGGTGAAGGAAGCCTACGAAAAGGCGAATTCCTGA
- a CDS encoding DUF7178 family protein, producing MPEGTKSSRKVIPFKVDEETREGYVRNVLDAFGRATEDQKQRGRVWYRTAHDLANMISDGNVREGAGVIAALSANKSWRENERLARGAYTGEPSGHTRDNIRKVERIMLGEDPEDVLPMSAKTGHFFRCILDPEDWDPVCIDRHAHDIAVGEIFGNSERGLESKQRYALLAHCYREAALRLKEIPSVVQAVTWVAHTERLAGVGFRPKNR from the coding sequence GTGCCCGAAGGCACGAAGTCGAGTCGGAAGGTGATCCCGTTCAAGGTGGACGAGGAAACGCGCGAGGGATACGTCCGCAACGTCCTTGACGCCTTCGGCCGGGCGACCGAAGACCAGAAGCAGCGGGGCCGGGTGTGGTACCGGACGGCCCACGACCTGGCGAACATGATCTCGGACGGGAACGTGCGGGAAGGCGCGGGCGTGATCGCTGCGTTGTCGGCCAACAAGTCCTGGCGGGAGAACGAGCGGCTGGCGCGCGGCGCCTACACCGGCGAGCCATCCGGGCATACCCGGGACAACATCCGCAAGGTCGAGCGGATCATGCTGGGCGAAGACCCGGAAGACGTCTTGCCGATGTCCGCGAAGACCGGCCATTTCTTCCGGTGCATCCTCGACCCGGAAGACTGGGACCCGGTCTGCATCGACCGGCACGCCCATGACATCGCCGTCGGTGAGATCTTCGGCAACAGTGAGCGGGGCCTGGAATCGAAGCAGCGGTACGCGCTTCTCGCGCACTGCTACCGCGAGGCAGCTCTGCGACTGAAAGAGATCCCCAGCGTGGTGCAGGCCGTCACTTGGGTCGCGCACACGGAGCGCCTTGCCGGAGTCGGATTCCGACCCAAGAACCGGTAA
- a CDS encoding DUF932 domain-containing protein yields the protein MSRETLKWLNENTLIGFTDKRGKAWHHRAGHDNHFTGAVPIEEVERRLFSWTAEERPLFVELETGNRELIAAGLVEPELRKVSVEDRKAIVRSDTGLVMGIFKDGYQPHQPKQWLLDNVSMILDDELAIGSAGLLRGGAQAWVSVEVPDTIKTPEGVEFRPNLIAATSFDGSLATTYKRIVTNVVCDNTMNAGLGEDGQQFKVKHSSKSMGRITKAREALAIVHTVGDEFSAAVARLCAEQFTDREFERLVREQLVPVESSDSIRTQNNAREKRGGYLRMWRHDERVAPWRGTKFGAYQAVNTFQQQESKVRGNNRAERNMGYTLTGKWETADNATLGLLAGV from the coding sequence ATGAGCCGGGAAACGCTGAAGTGGCTGAACGAGAACACCCTGATCGGCTTCACCGACAAGCGAGGCAAGGCGTGGCACCACCGCGCAGGCCATGACAACCACTTCACCGGCGCCGTGCCGATCGAGGAGGTGGAGCGCCGGCTGTTCTCCTGGACGGCCGAGGAGCGCCCGCTGTTCGTCGAGCTGGAGACCGGCAACCGCGAGCTGATCGCGGCGGGCCTGGTCGAGCCGGAGCTGAGGAAGGTGTCCGTCGAGGACCGTAAGGCCATCGTGCGCAGCGACACCGGCCTGGTCATGGGCATCTTCAAGGACGGCTATCAGCCCCACCAGCCGAAGCAGTGGCTGCTCGACAACGTGTCCATGATCCTGGATGACGAGCTGGCCATCGGCTCCGCCGGTCTGCTGCGCGGCGGCGCGCAAGCGTGGGTGTCGGTCGAGGTCCCGGACACCATCAAGACGCCGGAGGGCGTGGAGTTCCGGCCCAACCTGATCGCGGCAACGTCCTTCGACGGCAGTCTCGCCACGACCTATAAGCGGATCGTGACCAACGTGGTGTGCGACAACACCATGAATGCGGGCCTGGGCGAGGACGGCCAGCAGTTCAAGGTCAAGCACAGCTCCAAGTCGATGGGCCGCATCACCAAGGCGCGGGAGGCGCTCGCGATCGTCCACACGGTCGGCGACGAGTTCAGCGCTGCGGTGGCCAGGCTGTGCGCCGAGCAGTTCACCGACCGGGAGTTCGAGCGCCTGGTGCGTGAGCAGCTCGTGCCCGTGGAGAGCAGCGACAGCATCCGCACACAGAACAACGCCCGGGAGAAGCGGGGCGGGTACCTGCGCATGTGGCGCCACGACGAGCGGGTGGCGCCGTGGCGGGGCACCAAGTTCGGTGCCTACCAGGCTGTGAACACCTTCCAGCAGCAGGAGAGCAAGGTCCGGGGCAACAACCGCGCCGAGCGGAACATGGGCTACACCCTGACCGGCAAGTGGGAGACGGCCGACAACGCCACGCTGGGCCTGCTGGCCGGTGTCTGA
- a CDS encoding DNA cytosine methyltransferase → MDVSNADAVDLFGGPGGWDWAAQSLGITVTGIEKDHAACETRRAAGLGTVEGDVRDYGPGDFPAARYLKIGSPPCQPYAINGLGKGRAALDNVLALARRMANREDISRDLAAFEDERIGLVLEPLRWALQAIDQKRPYEAITLEQVPTVLPVWEALAIILRAEGYSVATGKLSAEEYGVPQTRVRAIFVARLHGEAKLPAPTHRKYRKAVAQEDGDQSLRPWVSMAEGIGWGMTHRPGLTVTVGTGSGGADPSCVGGSGARATLYGERDSGRWVAFNRLMSADALPAYKGGRKDQIRVYAQDAALLQSFEDGHPWRGSTTQILTQIGNAFPPRMAEQVLCAALDLRPSLRSVA, encoded by the coding sequence ATGGATGTCAGCAACGCGGACGCCGTTGACCTTTTCGGCGGCCCCGGCGGCTGGGACTGGGCCGCCCAGAGCCTCGGCATAACCGTGACCGGTATCGAAAAAGACCACGCCGCGTGCGAGACGCGCCGGGCAGCGGGCTTGGGCACCGTTGAAGGCGATGTACGTGACTACGGGCCGGGCGACTTCCCTGCGGCCCGCTACCTCAAAATCGGTTCGCCGCCGTGCCAGCCGTACGCCATCAACGGGCTGGGCAAGGGACGCGCAGCACTGGACAACGTCTTGGCCCTCGCCAGGCGGATGGCCAACCGGGAGGACATCTCCCGCGACCTGGCCGCGTTCGAGGACGAGCGGATCGGCCTGGTGCTCGAACCGCTGCGCTGGGCGTTGCAGGCCATCGACCAGAAGCGGCCCTACGAGGCGATCACGCTGGAGCAGGTCCCTACCGTGCTGCCGGTATGGGAGGCGCTGGCCATCATCCTGCGTGCCGAGGGATACAGCGTCGCCACCGGTAAGTTGAGCGCGGAGGAGTACGGCGTTCCGCAGACCCGCGTCCGCGCGATTTTCGTTGCGCGTCTACACGGTGAGGCCAAGCTGCCCGCGCCCACCCACCGCAAATACCGCAAGGCCGTGGCCCAGGAGGACGGCGACCAGTCGCTCAGGCCGTGGGTGTCCATGGCCGAGGGGATCGGGTGGGGCATGACCCACCGTCCCGGACTGACCGTCACGGTGGGCACCGGCAGCGGGGGAGCGGACCCCTCATGCGTCGGCGGGTCCGGAGCCCGTGCCACGCTCTACGGCGAGCGGGACTCGGGACGATGGGTTGCGTTCAACCGTCTGATGTCCGCTGACGCTCTTCCCGCATACAAGGGCGGACGCAAGGACCAGATCCGCGTATACGCACAAGACGCAGCCCTCCTCCAGTCATTCGAAGACGGCCACCCGTGGCGCGGCTCGACCACCCAGATCCTGACGCAGATCGGCAACGCCTTCCCGCCGCGCATGGCCGAGCAAGTCCTGTGCGCCGCTCTCGACCTCCGCCCCTCGCTGCGCAGCGTCGCATGA
- a CDS encoding histone-like nucleoid-structuring protein Lsr2 codes for MAQTFRVRLVDDIDGGEAQETVSFTFDGKPREIELSHENAAKFRQIMQPWMEASRPAKTGNIAVKGAPAPTLTQAQQREEGVAIRAWCEKNHLPVNKLGRIPAMTRKAWEQHTRHGDSSLLDQLLAKAGIDPDAPAEQEPDRVVPFAKGRVSVEDHLERMARAVGKLSEPQETRLRAACEGSGTAAASNPADRSSYDALVRRGCMRRETQDTYSISEVGRTWVRLHEAALTA; via the coding sequence ATGGCGCAGACCTTCCGGGTCCGCCTCGTAGATGACATCGACGGGGGTGAAGCTCAGGAGACTGTGAGCTTCACTTTTGATGGCAAGCCCCGAGAAATCGAACTGTCTCACGAAAATGCTGCGAAATTCCGGCAGATCATGCAGCCGTGGATGGAGGCAAGCCGCCCAGCTAAGACCGGCAACATCGCGGTGAAGGGTGCCCCTGCTCCGACGTTGACACAGGCACAGCAGCGCGAAGAGGGCGTGGCCATCCGCGCCTGGTGCGAGAAGAACCACCTGCCGGTCAACAAGCTCGGCCGTATCCCAGCGATGACGCGCAAAGCCTGGGAGCAGCACACCCGCCACGGCGACAGCAGCCTGCTCGACCAGCTCCTGGCCAAGGCCGGCATCGATCCGGATGCGCCGGCAGAACAGGAGCCCGACAGAGTCGTCCCCTTCGCCAAGGGGCGGGTCTCCGTTGAAGACCACCTGGAACGCATGGCACGTGCCGTCGGCAAGCTGTCCGAACCGCAGGAGACCCGCCTCCGCGCAGCCTGCGAAGGAAGCGGCACGGCCGCAGCGTCGAACCCCGCCGACCGCAGCAGCTACGACGCTCTCGTCAGGCGTGGCTGCATGCGCCGAGAGACCCAGGACACCTACAGCATCTCCGAGGTAGGACGCACCTGGGTACGACTCCACGAAGCAGCACTGACCGCCTGA
- a CDS encoding histone-like nucleoid-structuring protein Lsr2, which yields MQKTVITLIDDLDSTGQTLADETVPFALDGVAYEIDLSSENAHVLRARLKDFIQCGRAVKSSGKHASQPVTTTSGTSKTKDTRTTTIRAWAVEQGVMKAGQRGKVPTSVTQAYDAFQAHDSAPLNELRALRRALDFTPGTLRPASDPALRAANAVVTREAEPRPRRALRVPEPAAVEESEDSGPSAEDGDEAKAREHYTDLKEAGLLSDRASAEGYWERRTAGGLDRTDKVAKMTLVERIEILTPRNVTLLAKLAGLIAPDGPGKISYLKSSVERLENLEVIVQDPESPYGWSITDFGRYAHELHSMGE from the coding sequence ATGCAGAAGACCGTCATCACCCTCATCGACGACCTCGACTCCACCGGTCAAACCCTGGCCGACGAGACCGTGCCCTTCGCCCTCGACGGTGTCGCCTACGAGATCGACCTCAGCAGCGAGAACGCGCACGTCCTACGAGCCAGGCTCAAGGATTTCATTCAGTGCGGTCGAGCCGTCAAGTCCTCCGGCAAGCACGCTTCGCAGCCCGTGACCACGACCTCCGGCACCAGCAAGACCAAGGACACCCGCACAACTACCATCCGCGCTTGGGCTGTTGAGCAGGGCGTGATGAAGGCGGGCCAGCGTGGGAAGGTCCCGACCTCCGTCACTCAGGCATACGACGCCTTCCAGGCGCACGACAGCGCCCCCCTGAACGAACTTCGCGCCCTTCGTCGGGCTCTCGACTTCACCCCCGGTACCCTCCGGCCTGCCTCCGACCCCGCGCTGAGGGCAGCCAACGCCGTCGTCACCAGGGAGGCGGAACCGCGTCCGCGCAGGGCTCTGAGGGTCCCGGAGCCTGCCGCTGTGGAGGAGAGTGAGGACAGCGGCCCGTCCGCCGAGGACGGGGACGAGGCCAAGGCTCGCGAGCACTACACCGACCTGAAGGAGGCCGGCCTGCTCAGCGACCGCGCTTCGGCCGAGGGGTACTGGGAGCGACGCACGGCAGGCGGCCTGGACCGCACCGACAAGGTTGCGAAAATGACCTTGGTCGAACGCATCGAGATCCTCACCCCGAGGAACGTCACCCTGCTCGCCAAGCTGGCCGGCCTCATCGCCCCCGACGGGCCCGGCAAGATCAGCTACCTGAAGTCCTCCGTCGAGCGACTGGAGAACCTCGAAGTCATCGTCCAGGACCCCGAGTCCCCCTACGGCTGGTCCATCACCGACTTCGGCAGGTACGCCCACGAGCTGCACAGCATGGGCGAGTAG
- a CDS encoding YkgJ family cysteine cluster protein, giving the protein MRDEPALTKLYESLPAINCAGKCWGSCGGNVGATPVDIRRTQRAGLRLQEGHLVTGPDGRPYGTVCNVLDQETKRCRVYDARPILCRLWGLFPEMACPWGCEPEGGLMDTVEALRALSLAQWYGGAPGAMPPAQIDEVLSSPEHVALVRLQLSAGTPVREEPHIETRLGTPVILSRPSR; this is encoded by the coding sequence ATGCGTGACGAACCAGCTCTGACGAAACTGTACGAGTCGCTGCCCGCTATCAACTGCGCCGGTAAATGCTGGGGCTCGTGCGGCGGAAACGTGGGCGCGACCCCCGTCGATATCCGGCGCACCCAGAGGGCCGGCCTGCGCCTCCAGGAGGGGCATCTCGTCACGGGGCCGGACGGCCGACCGTACGGGACGGTGTGCAACGTGCTGGACCAGGAGACCAAGCGCTGCCGCGTCTACGACGCACGGCCGATTCTGTGTCGGCTGTGGGGGCTCTTCCCGGAGATGGCCTGCCCCTGGGGGTGCGAGCCCGAGGGCGGCCTGATGGACACCGTGGAGGCCCTACGGGCTCTGTCGCTCGCTCAGTGGTACGGCGGAGCACCCGGCGCCATGCCGCCGGCCCAAATCGACGAGGTGCTCTCCAGCCCGGAGCACGTTGCCCTGGTGCGGCTGCAACTGTCGGCCGGCACGCCGGTGCGGGAGGAGCCGCACATCGAGACGCGGCTGGGCACGCCCGTGATCCTCAGTCGGCCGTCTCGCTGA
- a CDS encoding recombinase family protein — protein sequence MVTDVANRHRISTKNQIKIRAWSRAQLGKETLRGVIYVRVSMGRQKMESPEIQVSTGKAAAQIRGVELVGPEVIYDVDESGRSFHERKVMEIIEMIRRGEINCIIVLETSRWGRNLEESRAHVRELYSAGGVLISATQPIDPTTADGLMIMNHFMNMDEHASMKIGEGWARAAQNRHDRNRPHFGRPVLGYDRCPDCRRSETNERSYEHCKTCEGILQPHSKFAKLYAEAYRLYVKGVNFPTLAKQLAAKGLRSIYGNRITATSLRQSMDSGFAAGLLRINAYDADQRGPWDWMSWKRGAHKRIISLGTWMRYVQRRRKQSKAETRTTTPKWSLSSLMRCGRDREKRQKDGSMKMARCLASMGAMVGGNPPAVTFRCQCENQTQECEGVTIRLSMAEKQVLKWVTARAKGEEQAALAMQRQARVTVDAQTLADLEKQKKKLKSDLEKLADALLEGVLTKEAVKKKTEEKQGDLRIIEQRLLLLQDSVASNSVPPKEAFQGFLKVWGKMTHQERRKALGVIIDHIVVIKTPGKQRNKLEIVPKWAPVSEKLVPGRRVDWDRIIEEQAAEAVAA from the coding sequence ATGGTCACGGACGTCGCCAACCGGCACAGGATCAGCACCAAGAACCAGATCAAAATTCGGGCCTGGAGCCGGGCACAGCTCGGCAAGGAGACGCTGCGCGGAGTCATTTATGTCCGTGTCAGCATGGGGCGCCAGAAAATGGAAAGCCCCGAAATTCAGGTGAGTACCGGCAAGGCCGCCGCGCAGATTCGCGGTGTCGAGCTGGTGGGCCCCGAGGTCATCTACGACGTGGATGAGTCCGGCCGCAGCTTCCATGAGCGCAAAGTCATGGAAATCATCGAGATGATCCGGCGCGGCGAGATCAACTGCATCATCGTGCTGGAGACTAGCCGGTGGGGCCGAAACCTCGAAGAGTCTCGCGCTCATGTTCGCGAGCTGTACTCGGCCGGCGGCGTCCTCATTTCCGCCACTCAGCCCATTGACCCGACGACCGCCGACGGTCTCATGATCATGAACCACTTCATGAACATGGACGAGCACGCGAGTATGAAAATCGGTGAGGGGTGGGCCAGAGCAGCACAGAACCGGCACGACCGAAACCGCCCCCACTTCGGCCGTCCCGTTCTCGGTTACGACCGATGCCCCGACTGTCGGCGGAGCGAAACGAACGAGCGCTCCTACGAGCACTGCAAAACGTGCGAAGGCATCCTCCAGCCCCACTCGAAGTTCGCCAAGCTGTACGCCGAGGCGTACAGGCTCTACGTCAAGGGCGTGAACTTCCCGACGCTTGCCAAGCAGCTCGCCGCCAAGGGCCTGCGCTCCATCTACGGGAACCGGATCACCGCTACGAGTCTGCGGCAGTCCATGGACTCCGGATTTGCTGCGGGACTTCTCCGGATCAACGCCTACGATGCCGACCAGCGTGGGCCCTGGGATTGGATGTCCTGGAAGCGCGGTGCCCACAAGCGAATCATCTCGCTGGGCACGTGGATGCGTTACGTCCAGCGTCGCCGGAAGCAGTCGAAGGCCGAAACTCGTACGACCACACCCAAGTGGTCCCTTTCGTCGCTCATGCGGTGCGGCCGGGACCGTGAGAAGCGGCAGAAGGACGGCTCCATGAAGATGGCGCGCTGTCTCGCGTCCATGGGGGCGATGGTGGGCGGTAACCCCCCTGCGGTCACTTTCCGCTGCCAGTGTGAGAACCAGACCCAAGAGTGCGAGGGCGTCACGATTCGGCTCTCCATGGCGGAGAAGCAAGTACTGAAGTGGGTGACTGCTCGGGCCAAGGGCGAAGAACAAGCGGCATTGGCGATGCAGCGGCAAGCGCGAGTGACCGTGGACGCTCAGACACTGGCCGATCTGGAGAAGCAGAAGAAGAAGCTCAAGTCTGACTTGGAGAAGCTGGCGGATGCACTCCTCGAAGGCGTGCTCACGAAGGAGGCAGTGAAGAAGAAGACTGAGGAGAAGCAGGGCGATCTCCGGATCATCGAGCAGCGGCTTCTCCTGCTGCAAGATTCCGTCGCCAGTAACAGCGTGCCCCCGAAGGAAGCGTTTCAGGGCTTCCTCAAGGTCTGGGGCAAGATGACTCACCAGGAGCGCCGTAAGGCACTCGGCGTCATCATCGACCACATCGTGGTTATCAAGACGCCGGGGAAGCAGCGCAACAAGCTGGAGATCGTCCCGAAGTGGGCGCCCGTCTCAGAGAAGCTCGTCCCCGGCCGGCGCGTCGACTGGGACCGGATCATCGAGGAGCAAGCCGCCGAGGCCGTCGCCGCGTGA